The following are encoded together in the Anopheles nili chromosome 3, idAnoNiliSN_F5_01, whole genome shotgun sequence genome:
- the LOC128723589 gene encoding luciferin sulfotransferase-like — MAFEYEQITDRLYVEQKEQNGEEDYIMVRAKQYSGVPISIPDWKPAAHCYTARFQKYEQVLTDMEVYPEDVWVASYPKSGTTWCQEMVWLICNNLNFEAARAESLRTRFPFLDVSLIHDPSMSSFERVQQMPRPRFIKTHLPVSMLPGRYWTVKPKTVYIKRNPKSVAVSYYHHSRSIFYRGTMDDFVRSFMREHQFYSPYHTHVIEYHHLLGCENVLTISYEDMKRDLRKVVARVCRFFGKSYNEPELQALFEHLSFESMRENKACNYEDISDRNDGERFIRKGQLASWKEELTPEQIDALDRWTIDNVSNVDHRKLFE; from the exons ATGGCATTCGAATATGAACAAATCACGGATCGACTGTACGTCGAGCAAAAGGAACAAAATGGTGAAGAGGACTACATCATGGTGCGTGCCAAACAGTACAGCGGAGTTCCGATTTCCATCCCAGATTGGAAACCGGCAGCGCATTGTTACACAGCCAG GTTCCAGAAGTACGAGCAGGTTCTGACGGACATGGAAGTATATCCCGAAGATGTGTGGGTTGCGTCGTATCCGAAAAGTGGCACAACATGGTGCCAGGAGATGGTTTGGCTCATTTGCAACAATCTCAACTTCGAGGCTGCCCGAGCTGAGTCCTTGCGTACACGGTTTCCATTCCTTGA TGTTAGCTTAATTCACGATCCGAGTATGAGCTCTTTCGAGCGCGTCCAGCAAATGCCACGGcctcgatttataaaaacGCACCTTCCGGTATCGATGCTACCCGGACGTTACTGGACCGTCAAGCCAAAAACGGTGTACATTAAGCGTAACCCAAAGTCAGTGGCCGTCTCGTACTACCATCACTCACGTTCGATCTTTTACCGCGGCACTATGGACGATTTTGTGCGATCGTTTATGCGCGAGCATCAGTTTTACTCGCCGTATCACACTCACGTGATCGAGTATCATCACTTGCTCGGATGCGAAAACGTGCTGACAATTTCGTACGAGGACATGAAACGTGACCTTCGCAAGGTCGTCGCAAGGGTTTGTCGATTTTTTGGGAAGTCCTACAACGAGCCGGAGCTGCAGGCGTTGTTTGAGCATCTTTCGTTCGAGTCGATGCGCGAAAATAAAGCCTGCAATTATGAAGACATCAGTGATCGAAACGATGGAGAACGCTTTATTCGTAAAGGACAACTGGCGAGCTGGAAGGAGGAATTAACGCCCGAACAAATCGACGCTCTCGATCGGTGGACTATCGACAATGTGTCGAATGTTGATCATAGGAAACTGTTCGAATAG
- the LOC128727680 gene encoding tetraspanin-9-like, giving the protein MTPSRCIYFGTIALHTTLVAIAVAKLVLQENVRSHLLEKHDGMLVAGALNSSQGLWTIALRLFQLIGVQALVMHVLAIALSSSLLNDPYSRHLNAMSHLWSVLTICCLLTSVLAMVLFQRFVDTMYTSMLESLFATLEMVQFEVTVSDFWNDLQAHNRCCGVLTYTDWQGMIWESAEQEAQFRRLVSGDDVVLVPFSCCQKSIHQRHHCIGERINLSSTELLRYVGLNTSDVIHHGGCYDAVRSDLAATIHAIGTLDAILCTLQFITLFCMRVLFMANRNSLSAMENI; this is encoded by the exons ATGACACCGAGCCGGTGTATATATTTCGGAACCATAGCGCTTCATACGACACTCGTCGCCATTGCAGTTGCGAAGCTCGTCCTTCAGGAAAATGTGCGCTCTCATCTCTTGGAAAAACACGATGGTATGCTTGTGGCTGGTGCCTTAAATTCATCGCAAGGATTGTGGACCATCGCTCTACGGCTTTTTCAACTGATTGGCGTGCAAGCATTGGTAATGCATGTCCTAGCCATCGCGCTTTCGAGCAGTTTGCTCAACGATCCTTACAGCCGACACCTGAACGCGATGTCCCACCTGTGGTCGGTGTTGACGATCTGCTGTCTGTTGACGAGCGTACTTGCTATGGTACTTTTCCAACGCTTCGTTGACACAATGTATACCTCCATGCTGGAGTCGCTATTTGCCACCCTAGAGATGGTTCAGTTCGAAGTGACTGTGAGCGATTTTTGGAATGATCTCCAAGCACACAATCGCTGTTGTGGAGTGCTCACGTACACGGATTGGCAAGGAATGATATGGGAGTCGGCCGAGCAAGAGGCGCAATTTAGGCG gctggTGTCGGGTGACGACGTCGTTCTAGTTCCATTCAGCTGCTGCCAGAAGAGCATACATCAACGGCACCATTGCATTGGAGAGCGAATCAATCTCAGCTCAACGGAGTTGCTTCGATACGTTGGGCTTAACACCTCGGATGTCATCCATCACGGCGGTTGCTATGATGCAGTTCGGAGCGATCTCGCGGCTACCATTCATGCAATCGGTACATTAGACGCAATTCTCTGCACTCTGCAG tTCATCACACTCTTTTGCATGCGAGTCTTGTTTATGGCCAACCGTAACTCCCTATCCGCCATGGAGAATATATAA